One part of the Desulfovibrio desulfuricans genome encodes these proteins:
- a CDS encoding ABC transporter ATP-binding protein gives MLRPDQDIRHEGRTAPPVLRIAGVRAGYGGQSVLRDAGFTLHAGECAALLGPNGSGKTTLLRTLSGVLTPQAGAIEIQGRPLATLKPRERARMVAVVPQRGQLPQGLTARQMVLLGRFAHLSWLGAYGREDYAAADRALEETGAAPLAHRRLTELSGGELQRVLLARALAQESPLLLLDELAAGLDWARMVDLFDLLERRRAAGACVLMAVHDCNLAALYATRLMGLRDGNLVFDGPVANVFTEENLGALYNIPICVLPHPRWGLPQALLASAKGPWSGEKTASPAAPADAADAADAAEPDAPSGYVPGRSAGGQL, from the coding sequence ATGCTGCGGCCTGACCAAGATATTCGTCATGAGGGGCGCACTGCACCGCCTGTGCTGCGTATTGCCGGGGTGCGCGCCGGATACGGCGGGCAGAGCGTGCTGCGGGACGCGGGCTTTACCCTGCACGCCGGGGAGTGCGCCGCCCTGCTTGGCCCCAACGGCAGCGGTAAAACAACGCTGCTGCGCACCCTTTCGGGGGTGCTGACGCCGCAGGCTGGCGCCATTGAGATTCAGGGCCGTCCGCTGGCAACATTGAAGCCGCGCGAGCGCGCCCGCATGGTGGCCGTGGTGCCGCAGCGAGGGCAGTTGCCGCAGGGCCTTACCGCGCGGCAGATGGTGCTGCTCGGGCGTTTTGCCCACCTTTCGTGGCTTGGAGCTTATGGGCGGGAAGATTATGCCGCAGCAGACCGGGCGCTTGAAGAAACCGGGGCCGCGCCGCTGGCGCACCGCAGGCTCACAGAACTTTCGGGCGGCGAGTTGCAACGGGTTTTGCTGGCCCGCGCCCTTGCGCAGGAAAGTCCGCTCCTGCTGCTGGACGAGCTGGCCGCAGGGCTGGACTGGGCGCGCATGGTCGATCTGTTCGACCTGCTTGAGCGCCGCCGCGCCGCAGGAGCCTGCGTGCTCATGGCCGTGCACGACTGCAATCTGGCGGCTCTGTATGCCACGCGCCTCATGGGGCTGCGGGATGGAAATCTGGTTTTTGACGGGCCGGTAGCAAATGTTTTTACCGAGGAGAATCTTGGTGCGCTCTACAACATACCCATCTGCGTGTTGCCCCACCCCCGGTGGGGACTGCCTCAGGCCCTGCTTGCCAGCGCAAAAGGCCCGTGGAGCGGGGAAAAAACTGCTAGCCCGGCTGCCCCTGCTGATGCTGCTGATGCTGCTGATGCTGCTGAGCCTGATGCTCCGTCTGGTTATGTTCCCGGCAGGAGCGCAGGCGGCCAACTCTGA
- a CDS encoding ABC transporter substrate-binding protein: MLRLVMFPAGAQAANSENSERRDSVPIVITDDTGATVTFAQPVKRVIALYGAFNEIFLALGAGDLLVARTAADGNLPELAALPAIGTHMRPNAELVLAQQPDVVLQLEGRSEAQTQTENLRSLGLNVLTFEVNSFERLFEVTEILGRLAGREDKAQTIVNGWKSRVQALRSRNAGKPVARVFYEVRYPNLLAAGRGGISSEILALAGGENVVSDGKKLVRYSEESLIAADPDAYIIQKGPMNPEPTPLAERDHYRDLRAQRAGRVLIVDEERFARPGPRALDAAEELENWLHR; encoded by the coding sequence ATGCTCCGTCTGGTTATGTTCCCGGCAGGAGCGCAGGCGGCCAACTCTGAAAACAGCGAACGCCGTGATTCCGTCCCTATTGTCATCACGGACGACACGGGCGCAACAGTAACCTTTGCCCAACCCGTCAAAAGGGTGATCGCCCTGTACGGTGCGTTTAACGAGATTTTTCTGGCTCTGGGCGCTGGCGACCTGCTGGTGGCGCGCACCGCTGCCGACGGCAATCTGCCGGAGCTTGCGGCCCTGCCTGCCATTGGCACGCACATGCGCCCCAATGCCGAGCTTGTGCTGGCGCAGCAGCCGGATGTGGTCTTGCAGCTTGAAGGCCGCAGCGAAGCCCAGACCCAGACCGAGAATCTGCGTTCTTTGGGGCTGAACGTACTGACATTTGAAGTAAATTCCTTTGAGCGGCTGTTTGAGGTGACGGAAATTCTGGGGCGGCTTGCCGGGCGCGAGGATAAGGCCCAAACCATCGTAAACGGCTGGAAGAGCCGTGTGCAGGCATTGCGCAGCCGCAATGCTGGCAAGCCCGTGGCGCGCGTCTTTTACGAGGTGCGTTATCCCAATCTGCTGGCTGCCGGACGCGGTGGCATCAGTAGCGAGATACTGGCCCTTGCGGGGGGCGAAAACGTGGTGAGCGACGGTAAAAAACTGGTGCGCTACAGCGAGGAATCCCTGATTGCGGCAGACCCGGATGCGTACATTATTCAGAAAGGTCCCATGAATCCTGAACCAACGCCTCTGGCCGAGCGCGATCATTACAGGGATTTGCGCGCTCAGCGCGCTGGCCGCGTACTAATAGTTGACGAAGAGCGGTTTGCCCGCCCCGGCCCTCGCGCCCTGGATGCGGCGGAAGAGCTGGAAAACTGGCTGCACCGCTAA
- the cobI gene encoding precorrin-2 C(20)-methyltransferase has product MNGILYGVGVGPGAPDLLTLRAVRVLGEVDVILAAASPRNDFSAALDTARPHLRADVRVLRLEFPMTRDRSMLREAWRVAAQTTKDVLECGQSAAFLTIGDPLVYSTFGYLMRTLGECAPHLAVEVIPGITSFQAAAARTRTVLCENGETLRIIPGINSRESLEDSLQQSDTAVILKAYRNLPAIAEALGATNRLESCVLASHVEQPAEKVCQGLGGACAAGETPPYMSLILSRKPQV; this is encoded by the coding sequence ATGAACGGAATTCTCTACGGCGTGGGCGTCGGCCCTGGCGCGCCCGATCTTTTGACCCTGCGGGCAGTCAGGGTGTTGGGCGAGGTGGATGTTATCCTTGCGGCAGCCTCGCCCCGCAATGACTTTTCTGCGGCGCTGGACACGGCGCGTCCGCACCTGCGGGCTGATGTGCGCGTATTGCGGCTGGAATTTCCCATGACGCGCGACCGCTCCATGCTGCGCGAGGCATGGCGCGTAGCTGCTCAAACTACCAAGGACGTGCTGGAATGCGGCCAGAGCGCCGCCTTTCTGACCATTGGCGATCCGCTGGTGTACAGCACGTTTGGCTATCTCATGCGTACCCTTGGCGAATGCGCGCCGCATCTGGCGGTGGAGGTTATTCCCGGCATCACGTCTTTTCAGGCGGCAGCTGCCCGCACCCGCACCGTTTTGTGCGAAAACGGCGAGACCCTGCGCATCATACCGGGCATCAACAGCCGGGAGAGTCTGGAGGATTCCCTCCAGCAGAGTGATACGGCTGTTATTCTCAAGGCCTATCGAAATTTGCCCGCCATTGCGGAAGCCTTGGGCGCAACCAACAGGCTGGAGTCGTGCGTGCTGGCGAGTCATGTGGAGCAGCCTGCGGAGAAGGTCTGTCAGGGACTTGGCGGAGCTTGTGCAGCGGGCGAGACACCGCCCTATATGTCGTTGATTTTAAGCCGTAAGCCGCAGGTGTAG